Proteins found in one Drosophila innubila isolate TH190305 chromosome X, UK_Dinn_1.0, whole genome shotgun sequence genomic segment:
- the LOC117781005 gene encoding nuclear pore complex protein Nup153 isoform X1 encodes MSTSDVGQQQQQEQQQTPPSPQTPLRHTNEASSNNNSIMGKVKLRVSSIFPDSLSKWFSPTTEGSAARADNVEQSPQQSQQQQQLNGSALTNKRKRSRRRIELEADDAPDIIIDDGIDAQDLNDEEVQLADNIAEHDLAAEDEQTRRSEYNVSLLRKRQMAVVARDVVNDDDDDDDDDLEEEDDEEQDDDAHNYQPNRNALGFKVAKSNNNNASAQQPPMKRTRLEQPEITFSPQLNAQRRRPQLHASTPAINDAGLRSHAPPNRLTRLNLYGHLRQREPAFNFLAAGSSSEAAVATSGDLPMSSRRSLNIPPMTERRDTTTTTMLASYKRQSLLGQRGLNWRTCSPISEVASFETQQQQQQQQQQQQQQTTIMRQETNNNNNNNNNTKTGAGTDSHSECESNESHAGLALRTHNNNNNNNNNNNNNNNSNLLFYGNLQSRKSVFNANTTNVANITGGAATATPPHHHNSTLSLNSLNNRRRFNASIYGSTSALSDSRLLSSSVSSTMSGSPFYQGQTAFGGSSANNRYFSQGNLAIINSGGSSPAPSNSDSISVGSARIISHNYSMKPIEMRPNKPTNTDDNAGGGAVTGGLSQTAQRILNLLENHTTPLMDAKKMGSTLREHQQQRTNRHATKPYSYPTAYGGYNHSFHTSNSNNEQDKDMSRCSNNSSKLLVPTMLQLLERRRLQRVTPSTRQMIDAKHHQQQQQQQLKQQQQQPPRTTTTTATAGAVTPTAAATTATAVNTTVSNSFTSCSTSFATATASASSSSGSHTNKMRSRLSHQTRKDVRSQDDELPPAPIYLPDIRFPSMASEPKFDLTFVPTPKPTPTTAAAATVATTLSTTVGSKTAATNLNSVDYSSSSKSKSKSSNNYTFDAPLPLNCQQTDNLNLPQKRVKHNFQFVAPTPLDGQQEPQQQQQPENKLQLNGDKSLKTSGSVLDVLLPKTATTAATTTTATTTAAAKTTTTTSSFAGFADRFKKPTGNWECDACMLSNKEDATKCVACETPKAMPKAATTTTTAAATVVATAAGGFASFADRFKKPAGNWECDACMLSNKMDANKCIACETPRKTTTTSATTAAAATSNNNNNMWQTTAGGFGDAFKPKANTWSCDTCMITNESSANACVACQTPNPKANSSSNTATAAAATTTSSNFKFGFAAAATTTTVAPPKPDAGFQQLIAAQKSSSWTCEACTAQNDVARNKCICCEQLKPGADAAVEAANNTSAVPKFMFGFGNSAAAAATTAAAATTTTTAAATTTAAPFKFGFAAATAAGKDVADKPETTTTTLSTSAAVATTTAAATTTTGFKFGAATTPVSKSVAFKLSEPQQQQQQQSAEAADTTAPVSSKAPATSSIGLGLFTAAAAATTKPAAATTFAFGSSSSNNATAATTTSATAATATATEADNKLFSFGSFTATSTMSSSSGSSSTTNSSNSSSSSKPAAAMFSFGSSNMQQQQPATTTATTVTTTTSTLFGQQMPLFAAATTTAATTTTATAVAPAAFVFGSQTNAAAAATTTASSSSNNTSNFFFGSPATAAATTTAAVATTPIVSAANNNMNLFSSNTLAKSSNNNTAVAPNNSAMFSFGSGTNNNATFSFGSKPAAVASATPAAAATTTASGSSNFSWSTTTPAAATAAPTNQFASFGSVASASATAAATTTNNAAVSSPFGMSMAASNASGATAASGGNTGGALSSIFGNVSNPFNSGNTTTATAAPLANIFNSSSSNNNNNINNNAATTTVAAATTTTVAKPVFNFGAATAPGTQPAAGVFNFGAGSTNPGGASKPAFNFTASGTAPQTAAFNFTGTAGTAAPATSSGIGGGGNDLFPTPERLFQFGAAASTTDNVAAVGVGTGTSSSSSSIVPAAAGQLFNFTGSTQQMQLQSAKCWQQQYAESAPQDTRTDASSAAAVEIEMAAQTAAAASAAAAANAAADRTRQEWTTHELELELEHGLELQLELGSRPRPEQKLNDSDTTTTIGDNEQLQRERKRELKLELETEPNPQMDLQRESLRTTTTLTKIRCMPEEEAETEVVEEEVEATSAAVMLQRRSCRLQEQHLKNELQQLQQLQRRRQQQQQKQRLNKYRFVRANNNNNNSSNNATITTTTITANRAARPSRYSFLGKQRQGRKGNNNNEGEGNASSAAAEAANMLRSRYKLVRQSNAPTD; translated from the exons ATGTCCACATCTGATgttggccaacagcaacaacaagaacaacaacaaacaccacCATCTCCACAGACGCCACTAAGACACACAAATGAGGCGTCCAGCAACAATAAC TCCATTATGGGCAAGGTAAAGTTACGCGTATCCTCCATATTTCCGGATTCTCTTAGCAAATGGTTCTCACCAACAACGGAGGGCAGCGCTGCCCGTGCCGATAACGTCGAGCAGTCAccacaacaatcacaacaacaacagcagctaaaTGGCAGCGCTTTGACAAATAAACGTAAACGCAGTCGACGTCGCATCGAATTGGAAGCCGATGATGCGCCCGATATTATTATCGATGACGGCATTGATGCTCAGGATCTTAACGATGAGGAAGTTCAACTAGCCGATAACATTGCCGAACACGATCTGGCTGCCGAGGATGAGCAGACGCGTCGCAGCGAATATAACGTTAGTTTGTTACGCAAGCGTCAAATGGCTGTCGTTGCACGTGACGTTgtcaatgatgatgatgacgacgacgatgatgatctTGAAGAGGAGGACGATGAGGAGCAAGACGATGATGCACACAACTATCAGCCAAATCGCAATGCACTCGGCTTCAAAGTGGCAaagtccaacaacaacaatgcttcAGCTCAACAGCCACCGATGAAGCGCACTCGACTCGAG CAGCCGGAAATAACATTTAGTCCTCAGCTGAACGCTCAGCGTCGTCGTCCACAGTTGCATGCCTCAACGCCGGCTATCAATGATGCTGGACTGCGCAGTCATGCGCCACCGAATCGTTTAACACGCTTGAACCTCTACGGACATTTGCGTCAGCGTGAGCCCGCCTTTAATTTCTTAGCCGCCGGTTCGAGCAGCGAGGCAGCTGTTGCCACCAGCGGTGATCTGCCAATGAG CTCGAGACGTTCGTTGAATATTCCGCCAATGACTGAACGTCGCGacacgacgacaacgacaatgtTGGCCAGTTATAAGCGACAATCGCTGTTGGGACAACGTGGCTTAAACTGGCGCACTTGTTCGCCCATAAGCGAAGTTGCTAGCTTTGagacccaacaacaacaacagcagcagcaacaacaacaacagcagcagacaaCAATCATGCGTCAagagaccaacaacaacaataataacaataataatactaaaacaGGAGCTGGCACAGATTCCCATTCGGAATGTGAGAGTAATGAAAGTCATGCTGGTTTGGCACTTCGTAcgcacaataacaacaacaacaacaataataataataacaataacaacaatagcaatttattattttatggcaATTTACAAAGCCGCAAATCGGTGTTTaatgcaaatacaacaaatgttGCCAATATAACCggaggagcagcaacagcaacaccaccGCATCATCATAATTCGACACTGTCATTGAACTCTTTGAACAATCGACGTCGCTTTAATGCCTCCATTTATGGCAGCACATCGGCCCTGAGCGATAGTCGTCTATTAAGCAGCAGCGTATCATCAACAATGTCGGGATCACCATTCTATCAGGGACAGACAGCATTTGGCGGCAGTTCGGCAAATAATCGTTACTTTAGTCAAGGCAATTTGGCCATCATTAATTCGGGTGGCAGCTCACCGGCACCATCGAACAGTGACAGCATTAGCGTTGGCAGTGCACGTATTATCAGTCACAATTATAGCATGAAACCGATTGAGATGCGTCCAAATAAGCCAACAAATACGGATGATAATGCTGGTGGTGGCGCTGTTACTGGTGGTTTATCACAAACCGCACAACGTATACTCAATCTCCTGGAGAATCATACGACACCGTTGATGGATGCCAAGAAAATGGGCAGCACATTGCGtgaacatcaacagcagcgtACAAATCGACATGCCACAAAGCCATATTCATATCCAACAGCATATGGCGGCTATAATCATAGCTTTCACACAAGCAATAGCAATAATGAACAGGATAAGGATATGTCACGTTGTAGTAATAATAGTTCCAAATTGTTGGTGCCAACAATGTTGCAATTGCTTGAACGACGACGCTTGCAACGTGTGACGCCAAGCACACGGCAAATGATTGATGCCAAAcaccaccaacagcagcagcagcaacaactaaagcaacaacagcaacaaccacctcgtacaacgacaacaacagcaacagctggcGCAGTAACaccaacagcggcagcaacaaccgcAACCGCAGTCAACACCACAGTTAGCAACTCCTTTACATCCTGCTCCACATCTTTTGCCACTGCAACCGCTtctgcctcctcctcctccggcAGCCACACAAATAAGATGCGTTCACGTTTATCGCATCAGACGCGCAAGGATGTACGCAGCCAGGATGATGAATTGCCGCCAGCTCCAATTTATTTGCCCGACATACGTTTTCCTAGCATGGCAAGTGAGCCGAAATTTGATTTGACATTTGTGCCGACGCCAaagccaacaccaacaacagcagcagcagcaactgtggcaacaacaCTATCAACAACTGTTGGCAGtaaaacagctgcaacaaatcTCAATAGTGTCGattacagcagcagcagcaaatcaAAGTCCAAATCGAGCAACAATTATACATTTGATGCGCCGTTGCCTTTAAATTGCCAACAAACAGACAATTTGAACTTGCCACAGAAGCGTGTCAagcacaattttcaatttgtggcacCAACGCCATTGGACGGGCAACAagaaccgcaacaacaacaacaaccagagaACAAGTTGCAATTGAATGGCGATAAAAGTCTAAAAACCAGCGGCAGTGTGCTTGATGTATTGTTGcccaaaacagcaacaacagcagcaacaacaaccacagcaacaacaacagcagcagcaaaaacaacaacaacaacttcaagtTTTGCTGGCTTTGCTGATCGCTTCAAGAAACCAACTGGCAATTGGGAATGTGATGCCTGCATGTTGTCCAACAAAGAGGATGCCACCAAATGTGTTGCCTGTGAGACGCCCAAAGCAATGCCtaaagctgcaacaacaacaacaacagcagcagcaacagttgttgcaacagctgctggcGGTTTTGCTAGCTTTGCGGATCGCTTTAAAAAGCCAGCGGGCAATTGGGAATGTGATGCCTGCATGTTGTCAAATAAAATGGATGCCAACAAATGCATTGCCTGCGAGACACCacgcaaaacaacaacaacatcagcaacaactgctgctgcagcaactagcaacaacaacaacaacatgtggCAAACAACTGCTGGCGGTTTTGGTGATGCATTCAAGCCAAAAGCGAATACGTGGTCATGTGATACGTGCATGATAACAAACGAAAGCAGCGCCAATGCGTGTGTTGCCTGTCAAACGCCAAATCCCaaggccaacagcagcagcaacactgcaacagcagcagcagcaaccacaacaagcagcaactttaaatttggctttgctgcagcagcaacaacaacaacagtagcaccACCGAAACCAGATGCTGGCTTTCAGCAATTGATTGCGGCACAAAAGTCAAGCAGTTGGACATGTGAGGCATGCACCGCACAGAACGATGTGGCACGCAACAAATGCATTTGCTGTGAACAATTAAAACCCGGCGCCGATGCCGCTGTGGAGGCAGCCAACAACACGTCGGCGGTGCCAAAGTTTATGTTTGGTTTTGGCAacagtgcagcagcagcagcaacaacagcagcagcagcaacaacaacaacaacagcagctgcaacaacaacagcggcgcCATTCAAGTTTGGCTTTGCtgcagcaactgctgctggcAAGGATGTGGCAGATAAgccagagacaacaacaacaacattgagcacctcagctgctgttgcaacaacaacagcagcagcaacaacaacaactggcttCAAATTTGGCGCTGCAACAACGCCAGTTAGCAAATCGGTTGCCTTTAAATTGTCagaaccacagcaacaacaacagcagcagtcagCCGAGGCAGCGGACACGACTGCGCCGGTTAGCAGCAAGGCACCGGCGACATCCAGCATCGGCCTTGGACTCtttacagcagcagcagcagcaacaacaaaacccgcagcagcaacaacatttgcatttggcagcagcagcagcaacaacgccacagcagcaacaacaacaagcgcaacagctgcaacagcaacggctACTGAAGCTGACAACAAGCTGTTTAGTTTTGGCTCCTTTACAGCCACCTCAACAATGTCCAGCTcaagcggcagcagcagcaccaccaacagcagcaacagcagcagcagctcgaAACCAGCAGCAGCCATGTTCAGttttggcagcagcaacatgcaacagcagcagccggcAACGACAACCGccacaacagtaacaacaacaacatctacattATTTGGCCAACAGATGCCTTTGTTtgccgcagcaacaacaacagcagcaacaacaactacagcaacagcagttgcaCCTGCTGCATTTGTATTCGGCAGTCAAACAaacgctgcagcagcagcaacaactactgccagcagcagcagcaacaacaccagcaattTCTTCTTTGGCtcgccagcaacagcagctgcgacaacaacagcagcagttgcaacaacaccCATTGTCAGtgcagccaacaacaatatgaaCTTATTTAGCTCAAACACATtggccaaaagcagcaacaacaacactgctGTCGCACCAAACAACTCAGCAATGTTTAGTTTTGGCAGcggcaccaacaacaacgcaaCGTTTAGCTTTGGCTCCAAAccagcagcagttgcatcTGCAaccccagcagcagcagcaacaacaacggccagcggcagcagcaactttaGCTGGtcaacaacaacgccagcagcagcaacagcagcgccaacaaatcaatttgcaaGCTTTGGCAGTGTTGCAAgtgcatcagcaacagcagcagcaacaacaacaaacaatgcaGCAGTCAGTTCGCCATTTGGCATGTCTATGGCAGCAAGCAATGCAAGtggtgcaacagcagcaagtggtggcaacactggtggTGCACTCTCCTCCATTTTTGGCAATGTCAGTAATCCGTTCAACAGTGGCAACAccacaactgcaactgcagcaccTTTGGCCAATATATtcaacagtagcagcagcaataacaacaacaacattaacaacaacgcggcaacaacaacagttgctgcggccacaacaacaactgtagcTAAGCCGGTATTCAATTTTGGAGCCGCTACAGCGCCTGGCACG CAGCCGGCAGCGGGCGTTTTCAACTTTGGCGCAGGATCAACGAATCCAGGTGGCGCCTCAAAGCCCGCATTCAACTTTACGGCAAGTGGCACAGCACCACAGACAGCGGCATTTAATTTCACGGGAACTGCGGGAACAGCAGCGCCAGCCACAAGCAGCGGCATCGGCGGCGGCGGCAACGAT TTATTTCCAACACCGGAACGACTTTTCCAATTTGGCGCTGCTGCGTCCACAACTGATAATGTGGCCGCCGTTGGCGTCGGAACTGGAACTagttcatcatcatcatcgatagtgccagcagcagcgggtcaattgtttaattttactgGCTCAACGCAGCAAATGCAG CTTCAATCCGCCAAatgctggcaacaacaatatgcagAATCCGCGCCGCAAGATACGCGCACCGATGCGTCGTCTGCCGCCGCGGTAGAAATAGAAATGGCAGCGCAAACGGCCGCCGCtgcgtctgctgctgctgccgccaaCGCCGCCGCCGACAGAACTCGACAGGAATGGACGACACatgaactggaactggaactcgAACATGGACTGGAACTGCAACTGGAACTTGGATCGAGACCTAGACCGGAGCAAAAGCTGAACGACAGCGACACAACGACGACAATCGGGGACAACGAGCAGTTGCAACGGGAACGGAAACGAGaactgaaactggaactggaaaCGGAACCGAATCCGCAAATGGATCTGCAACGGGAATCCTTGAGGACGACAACGACACTGACGAAAATCCGATGTATGCCAGAAGAAGAAGCGGAGACGGAggtggtggaggaggaggtggaggcAACATCGGCGGCGGTCATGTTGCAACGCCGCAGTTGCCGGCTGCAAGAGCAGCACTTGAAAAATGagctgcaacaattgcagcagctgcagcggcggcgacagcaacaacaacaaaagcaacgacTCAACAAATATCGCTTTGTGcgtgccaacaacaacaacaacaatagcagcaataatgcaacaataacaactacaaccatAACAGCAAACAGAGCTGCCAGACCGTCGAGATATAGCTTTCTGGGCAAACAACGGCAAGGGCGCaaaggcaacaataacaacgaagGTGAAGGCAACGCCAGCAGCGCGGCGGCAGAAGCAGCAAACATGCTGCGCAGTCGCTATAAGCTGGTAAGACAAAGCAACGCGCCAACTGACTGA